A window of Leptospira fainei serovar Hurstbridge str. BUT 6 contains these coding sequences:
- a CDS encoding glycosyltransferase: protein MRLYEIRFSSEGKTEESELYLKSSGPISIVDNRLSLEKGTQISFGTYFNSFSVRKWKKYTSVSDLEIRVEGKGEFSVRIVGAKLAKAGIVYDVLLERECQGNFNEKINLNVIDCDLLYPEIIAKKANCEIYEVGYHSGFGENEARLAVVFCTFKREDFIKENLKNLKSGILEHRNSLLRNRIQTYVIDNGRTLNNENIPDFIRVIPNPNLGGAGGFTRGIIEVLSNSSFSHILLLDDDIKFSITSLEIVYSFISAIKEDYAEHFIGGGLIDLEIPYLQYERNASWNGVSTRINGSNLDLRITENLIRNEIEDETQGLYAGWWFCCLPVKSVKKLGFPLPFFLKGDDVEYSLRNESKILTVNGIAAWHEAFPKKTRKWNYYYQIRNYLFLSVLRFENYDRTDLLKFSLYRLIKNTFTRNHLALEYTRKALYDFQTGELPESSEAQLLQKSVLALKPGTDSLIKLGLECLSLTFRIWKIFPELSTKIRKNADRYYRFPFWSEYLNLDNKKDSATDMGH from the coding sequence ATGCGATTGTACGAAATCCGATTTTCATCAGAAGGCAAAACGGAGGAATCCGAACTTTATCTAAAAAGTAGCGGTCCGATATCGATTGTCGATAATCGCTTATCCTTGGAGAAAGGGACCCAAATTAGCTTCGGCACTTATTTCAATTCATTTTCGGTCAGAAAATGGAAGAAATACACCTCCGTGTCCGATCTGGAAATACGTGTTGAAGGAAAAGGGGAATTTTCGGTTCGAATTGTCGGAGCGAAATTGGCGAAGGCAGGAATTGTGTATGATGTTCTTTTAGAACGAGAATGTCAGGGGAATTTTAACGAAAAGATTAATTTAAACGTCATAGACTGCGATCTATTGTACCCCGAGATCATCGCTAAGAAGGCTAATTGCGAAATATACGAAGTAGGCTATCATTCCGGATTCGGCGAGAATGAAGCACGACTCGCGGTCGTATTTTGTACGTTCAAGCGAGAAGATTTTATCAAGGAAAATCTGAAAAACCTAAAATCCGGAATATTAGAGCATCGGAATTCTCTTCTGAGGAACCGCATTCAAACGTACGTTATCGATAACGGACGAACGCTTAACAATGAGAATATTCCGGATTTCATACGCGTAATTCCTAACCCGAATTTAGGGGGAGCAGGCGGATTTACGCGAGGAATTATTGAAGTTCTTTCGAATTCCTCGTTCAGTCACATCCTCCTATTAGACGACGATATAAAATTCTCCATTACATCTTTGGAAATCGTTTATTCGTTTATATCGGCGATCAAAGAAGACTACGCCGAGCATTTCATAGGAGGCGGGTTGATCGATTTAGAAATACCTTATCTTCAATACGAAAGAAACGCTTCGTGGAACGGAGTATCGACCAGAATCAACGGAAGCAATCTTGACCTTAGAATAACCGAGAATCTAATTCGGAACGAGATCGAAGATGAAACTCAAGGATTATATGCGGGCTGGTGGTTTTGCTGCCTTCCGGTAAAATCGGTTAAAAAATTAGGTTTCCCTCTCCCATTCTTTCTAAAGGGAGACGACGTCGAATATTCTTTGCGGAATGAATCGAAAATTCTTACAGTAAACGGTATTGCAGCCTGGCACGAAGCCTTTCCGAAGAAGACGCGAAAATGGAATTACTATTATCAAATCAGAAATTATCTTTTCTTAAGCGTCCTTAGATTTGAAAATTATGACCGAACCGATCTTTTAAAGTTCTCTCTTTATCGATTGATAAAGAACACGTTTACGAGAAACCATCTCGCGTTAGAGTATACAAGAAAAGCCTTATACGATTTTCAAACCGGCGAGCTCCCCGAATCGAGCGAGGCTCAACTGCTCCAGAAGTCCGTCCTTGCATTGAAGCCGGGAACAGATTCTTTGATTAAGCTGGGCCTTGAATGTTTGTCTTTAACGTTTCGAATTTGGAAAATTTTTCCCGAGCTTTCGACTAAAATCAGAAAGAATGCGGACCGTTATTATAGATTCCCTTTTTGGTCCGAATATCTGAATTTAGATAATAAAAAGGATTCCGCAACCGACATGGGTCATTAA
- the glf gene encoding UDP-galactopyranose mutase: protein MHHSGDQNSRKILIVGAGFSGAVVAHELSESLSPRPQITVLDQRSHIAGNCNTHRDASTGVMLHEYGPHIFHTDDLDTWEYVNSFVRFRPFVNRVKGVHQGAVYSLPVNLHTINQLFGTQLGPAEAREFLKSQAAVNIDEPANFEEQALKFLGEKIYKAFFYGYTRKQWGCDPKELPASILKRLPVRFNYDDNYYADPYQGIPEEGYTEIIRKMLDHPNIQVTLNRKFLPERDSLGFDHIFYTGPIDEYFSFRHGRLGYRTVTFERNEGEGDFQGNAVLNYCDVDVPWTRIHEHKHFAPWEVHQRTVWFKEFSKETSPSDIPYYPKRLNEDMEKFAKYEAEAVQQKNVTFLGRLATYRYMDMHHVIKEARAIAKEFIGKAE from the coding sequence TTGCACCATTCAGGTGATCAAAACTCTCGCAAAATCCTCATCGTAGGCGCCGGTTTTTCCGGCGCCGTTGTCGCTCACGAACTATCGGAAAGTCTATCTCCCAGACCGCAGATAACCGTTTTAGACCAACGCTCCCATATTGCTGGGAATTGTAATACTCATCGCGATGCATCGACCGGCGTAATGCTCCATGAATACGGCCCTCATATTTTCCATACGGATGATTTGGATACTTGGGAATATGTGAACTCCTTCGTTCGCTTCAGACCTTTCGTGAATAGGGTAAAGGGTGTGCATCAAGGCGCCGTATATTCCTTGCCGGTGAATCTGCATACGATCAACCAACTTTTTGGAACTCAGTTAGGCCCCGCAGAGGCGAGAGAATTTTTAAAATCTCAGGCTGCGGTTAATATCGATGAGCCTGCAAATTTCGAGGAACAGGCTTTGAAATTTCTCGGTGAGAAAATATACAAAGCCTTCTTTTACGGTTATACTCGAAAGCAATGGGGTTGCGATCCTAAGGAACTCCCCGCGTCGATTTTGAAACGATTGCCGGTGCGATTTAATTACGACGATAATTACTATGCGGATCCGTACCAAGGTATCCCTGAAGAAGGATATACGGAGATTATCCGTAAGATGCTGGATCATCCTAATATACAGGTAACGTTGAATAGAAAGTTTTTACCTGAACGGGATTCGCTAGGCTTCGATCACATTTTCTATACCGGCCCGATTGATGAGTATTTTTCCTTTCGCCATGGTCGATTAGGATACCGGACCGTGACTTTTGAGCGTAATGAAGGAGAAGGCGATTTCCAAGGGAATGCGGTGTTAAACTATTGCGATGTTGACGTGCCTTGGACGCGAATTCATGAGCACAAGCATTTTGCTCCTTGGGAAGTGCATCAACGAACGGTTTGGTTCAAGGAATTTAGTAAGGAAACTTCGCCGAGCGATATTCCGTATTATCCGAAAAGATTAAACGAAGATATGGAAAAATTCGCTAAATACGAAGCGGAGGCCGTGCAGCAAAAGAACGTGACTTTTTTAGGTAGATTAGCCACGTATCGATATATGGATATGCATCACGTAATTAAAGAGGCAAGGGCGATAGCAAAAGAATTTATCGGGAAGGCGGAATAA
- a CDS encoding glycosyltransferase family 2 protein gives MHEIQRFVAPILKGSEYLFFGTSSGVGNVSYSPENDNSTLILSAKESLSFASYFNAIFPRHLIKIYGPGKYCFECLIEGDGNISIEFCFRDGRKSTFFTKDINNSDGSLLITVELEINSESPDMIYPKLKAGSNLKFSNGNLKKTSAARRSGRLAVCICTYKREEFLFSNLKTWLEDSVVAKRLAIFISDNAGTIPSSQMPTDLESYLFSNPNYGGSGGFARAYLEAKDKGNFDYFAFCDDDAIIHPESFFRLISILDSSIEPDKLLLSGAMFDLKRPREVVEAGAKFYVEDSRINSYYAGIDLSRPENLQSYAMADTRNVKNYSGFFFTGFGTKKDETTALYPPFFIRGDDIAFGLVRSLSGSEVLSFPGMAVWHEPFYAKVNPWVEYYNYRNYGILHFALNNEGRWSLIKVYIVRFFGYLFTFQYETLKAAIDGIRDILGGPSLLSGLDMEAKHIEVMKKYAPETVGTGKPLLRRNGVMQIIFNAALLPFSLISFNLISFSFFPSRMNRSRGVAKAVFNSSGSSLLFDFDERRPEVYVRTKSVAKTFRLALSALRIIFEIVIHHRRLSSLWREEFNGFSSESFWRQKLAPFR, from the coding sequence ATGCATGAAATTCAGAGATTCGTCGCTCCGATTTTAAAAGGATCTGAATATCTTTTTTTTGGGACTTCTTCCGGAGTCGGCAATGTTTCTTACTCTCCAGAAAATGATAATTCGACATTAATTCTCTCTGCGAAGGAATCTCTGTCGTTCGCTTCCTATTTTAACGCGATTTTTCCTCGGCATTTGATTAAAATTTACGGACCCGGGAAATACTGTTTTGAATGTTTAATCGAAGGCGACGGGAATATAAGCATTGAATTTTGTTTTCGAGATGGCCGCAAGTCCACCTTCTTTACGAAAGATATAAACAATTCGGACGGTTCACTTTTAATAACAGTCGAATTGGAAATTAATTCTGAATCGCCGGATATGATTTATCCGAAACTGAAAGCCGGGAGTAATTTAAAATTTTCCAACGGAAATCTGAAGAAAACTTCAGCGGCTCGGAGATCAGGCAGATTAGCAGTTTGTATTTGCACCTATAAGCGCGAAGAATTTTTGTTCAGTAATCTAAAAACTTGGCTCGAAGATTCTGTCGTTGCAAAAAGACTTGCGATTTTTATTTCTGATAACGCCGGAACGATTCCATCTTCCCAAATGCCGACAGATTTGGAGAGCTATCTTTTTTCTAATCCAAATTACGGCGGTTCAGGAGGCTTTGCCCGAGCCTATCTTGAAGCAAAAGATAAAGGAAATTTCGATTATTTCGCATTTTGCGACGACGATGCAATCATTCATCCGGAATCTTTTTTTAGATTGATTTCGATACTTGATTCATCGATAGAACCGGATAAATTATTGCTTTCCGGCGCTATGTTCGATTTGAAGCGACCAAGGGAAGTTGTCGAAGCCGGAGCTAAATTTTACGTCGAGGATTCTCGGATTAATTCCTATTATGCAGGAATCGATTTGAGTCGACCGGAAAATTTGCAATCGTATGCAATGGCCGATACTCGAAATGTAAAGAATTATTCGGGCTTTTTTTTTACCGGGTTCGGTACGAAGAAAGATGAAACGACGGCATTATATCCGCCTTTCTTTATTAGGGGCGATGATATAGCATTCGGATTGGTTCGTTCACTTTCCGGATCGGAGGTCTTATCTTTTCCAGGGATGGCGGTTTGGCACGAACCATTTTATGCGAAAGTTAATCCATGGGTAGAATATTATAATTATAGAAATTACGGAATTTTGCATTTTGCCTTGAATAACGAAGGGCGGTGGTCATTAATCAAAGTTTATATCGTTCGTTTTTTCGGTTATCTATTTACATTCCAATATGAGACTCTGAAAGCCGCCATAGACGGGATAAGGGATATTTTGGGCGGTCCGAGCTTGCTATCTGGTTTGGACATGGAAGCGAAACACATCGAGGTAATGAAAAAATATGCTCCTGAAACTGTCGGAACTGGAAAGCCGTTATTAAGACGGAACGGAGTTATGCAAATTATATTTAATGCTGCATTGTTGCCGTTTTCTTTAATTAGCTTCAATTTGATTTCTTTCTCTTTTTTTCCCTCTCGCATGAATCGATCGCGGGGGGTTGCTAAAGCCGTTTTTAATTCTTCAGGGAGTTCCTTACTTTTTGATTTTGACGAACGACGTCCGGAAGTGTACGTGAGAACCAAAAGCGTTGCAAAAACTTTTCGTCTTGCGCTATCCGCTCTTCGTATAATATTTGAAATTGTTATTCATCATCGCCGTTTATCTTCGCTTTGGCGCGAGGAATTTAACGGATTCAGTTCCGAATCTTTTTGGAGACAAAAGCTTGCACCATTCAGGTGA
- a CDS encoding O-fucosyltransferase family protein produces the protein MRLSRIINKGKFLLFLRVLLSSPAILLLYVRLLWLSIRLKKRVVVYTGTYGQLGNRLILFLHFIQFCKKYDCVFICPSFGEYAHFFKQFDANFVPSYPAHLKNWSLLKSKNWKRYPFYLKVISALQLKIRLFPFTIAENLHFFEYSDAADSESNVKNFCGKTFYLDSDSFLKKAFKSKILLMSGWRYRIGGFDTSRQMHEDVLTFLAFKDEAIDKVVNRIKILRSQFDKIVAVHHRRKDYREWLNGKFFFEIDDIKRKMAEVSEVLKEAGFQKILFIIFSDEKDAEYSIPSVNVQMSDGTTAEDLYFMSRCDFIIGPPSTFSGWASFSGRVPIFHIFSLREKIRLESFTIIETWNGVEVPLLSGEKFIL, from the coding sequence TTGCGATTAAGTAGAATTATCAACAAGGGGAAATTTCTTCTATTCTTGCGAGTTCTGCTAAGTTCGCCCGCAATTCTTTTATTGTATGTTCGATTACTTTGGCTGAGTATTCGGTTAAAGAAGCGCGTCGTAGTTTATACCGGAACTTATGGGCAGCTAGGTAATCGATTGATCCTGTTTTTACATTTTATTCAATTCTGTAAAAAGTATGATTGCGTTTTTATTTGTCCTTCCTTCGGCGAATACGCCCATTTTTTTAAGCAATTCGATGCGAATTTTGTCCCGAGTTACCCGGCGCATTTGAAGAATTGGTCTCTTCTCAAGTCGAAAAACTGGAAGCGATATCCTTTTTATCTGAAAGTGATTTCTGCCTTACAATTGAAGATTCGTCTGTTCCCGTTTACTATCGCCGAGAATTTGCATTTTTTTGAATATTCTGATGCAGCTGATTCGGAATCCAATGTGAAGAATTTCTGCGGCAAAACGTTTTATCTTGACTCGGATTCTTTTTTGAAGAAGGCGTTTAAATCGAAAATTTTGCTGATGTCCGGCTGGCGTTATCGTATCGGCGGATTCGATACTAGCCGTCAAATGCATGAAGACGTATTAACATTTCTCGCTTTTAAGGACGAAGCGATTGATAAAGTTGTTAATAGAATTAAAATTCTTCGGAGTCAGTTTGATAAGATTGTCGCGGTCCATCATAGGAGAAAAGATTATCGGGAATGGTTAAATGGAAAATTCTTTTTCGAAATTGACGATATTAAACGGAAAATGGCCGAAGTAAGTGAAGTATTGAAAGAAGCAGGATTTCAGAAAATTCTATTTATTATTTTTTCCGATGAAAAAGATGCGGAGTATTCAATTCCTTCCGTAAATGTTCAAATGTCGGACGGAACTACGGCTGAAGACTTATATTTCATGTCACGATGCGACTTTATTATCGGACCCCCGAGCACGTTTTCAGGTTGGGCTTCTTTTTCCGGAAGAGTGCCGATTTTCCATATATTTTCATTACGCGAGAAAATTCGCCTAGAATCCTTTACTATAATCGAGACTTGGAATGGGGTCGAAGTCCCTCTACTTTCGGGTGAGAAATTTATTCTTTAA
- a CDS encoding glycosyltransferase family 4 protein: MMKVLFDHQIFSLQRYGGISRYFSNLIQGFRTDSSFGIEAELSLEFSSNEYVREVWNPQFYNRLFPHDFKIPGKRRLLRYVNLPFSLASLISNEFDVFHPTYYFPYFLPFLKDKPFVLTVYDLIHEKYPNDFKNDRTTYYKPTLIEKAARIIAISECTKRDLLKTYKIPEEKIETVLLSIDPAVKFLRQERVSLPEGKCILFVGGRGTYKNFQFLLEYLPIFLKENPDSFLFCAGGGGFNRIEIEKIRKANMETRIIQMDVDDAQLRYLYQNAYVFIFPSLYEGFGLPVLESMANGCVPLLANRSSLPEVGGDAAFYFDPESGASFLESLEEAWKDGPKRTRILRLATSRILDFSLKKMATGTANVYRAVAFDKTY, encoded by the coding sequence ATGATGAAAGTCCTTTTTGATCATCAGATTTTTTCTCTTCAAAGGTACGGGGGGATTTCTAGATATTTCAGTAATTTGATACAAGGATTTCGAACAGATTCGTCTTTCGGAATAGAAGCTGAATTAAGTCTCGAATTCAGTTCCAATGAATATGTCCGTGAAGTTTGGAATCCTCAATTCTATAATCGTCTTTTCCCTCACGACTTTAAAATTCCCGGCAAACGACGTTTGCTTCGTTATGTAAATCTTCCTTTTTCGCTAGCGAGCCTAATTTCTAACGAATTTGACGTATTTCATCCTACCTATTACTTCCCGTACTTTTTGCCTTTTTTAAAGGATAAACCTTTTGTTCTAACGGTTTATGATTTAATTCATGAAAAATATCCGAACGATTTTAAGAACGACCGGACTACCTACTATAAACCTACATTAATCGAAAAGGCCGCACGCATTATCGCTATTTCTGAATGTACTAAAAGAGATCTACTGAAGACATATAAAATCCCGGAGGAGAAAATCGAAACAGTATTATTGTCTATCGATCCTGCAGTGAAATTTTTAAGGCAGGAACGCGTCTCTTTGCCGGAAGGAAAATGTATCTTATTCGTCGGCGGTAGGGGGACATATAAAAATTTTCAGTTCCTTTTGGAGTATCTTCCAATCTTCCTAAAGGAAAACCCTGACAGTTTCCTATTTTGTGCAGGGGGAGGAGGATTTAATCGGATTGAGATAGAGAAAATTCGGAAAGCGAATATGGAAACGAGAATTATTCAAATGGATGTGGATGACGCGCAGCTTCGGTATTTATATCAAAATGCATACGTTTTTATTTTTCCGTCGCTATACGAGGGTTTCGGATTACCGGTTCTTGAATCGATGGCAAATGGTTGCGTGCCACTCTTGGCGAACCGTAGTAGTTTGCCTGAGGTAGGAGGGGACGCCGCTTTCTACTTTGACCCGGAATCGGGCGCTTCCTTTCTCGAATCTCTTGAGGAGGCGTGGAAGGACGGTCCAAAGCGTACCAGGATTTTACGATTGGCTACCTCGCGAATCTTGGACTTTTCTTTGAAAAAAATGGCTACCGGAACTGCAAACGTTTATCGAGCAGTTGCATTCGACAAAACATATTAA
- the rfbA gene encoding glucose-1-phosphate thymidylyltransferase RfbA has translation MRKGIILAGGSGTRLYPVTRVVSKQLLPIYDKPMIYYPLATLMLAGIREILLITNPESIHLFKTLLGDGTHLGIQIDYAVQPNPNGIAEAFIIGEKFIEGSPSVLILGDNIHFGNALSEMLERADLKTDLCTIFAYPVHDPERYGVVEFSSDRRAISIEEKPAAPKSNFAVTGLYFYDSSVVEIAKSLNPSFRGELEITDINKVYLANNNLSVEVMGRGFAWLDTGTPESLLDASVFIGTIEKRQGLKVACLEEIAYRKGFITHSEMEKIIGSLKGNSYGQYLQRIITENIF, from the coding sequence ATGAGAAAAGGGATAATATTAGCCGGCGGTTCCGGTACCCGTTTATATCCGGTTACTCGAGTCGTTTCTAAGCAGCTTTTACCGATCTATGATAAACCGATGATTTACTATCCGTTGGCAACCTTAATGCTTGCAGGTATTCGGGAAATATTACTTATAACTAATCCGGAATCGATACACTTATTTAAAACCCTCTTAGGAGACGGAACCCACTTGGGCATCCAAATCGATTATGCAGTGCAACCGAATCCAAACGGCATTGCCGAGGCTTTCATCATCGGGGAAAAATTTATCGAAGGAAGTCCTTCCGTTCTGATTTTAGGAGATAATATTCATTTCGGAAATGCGCTGTCGGAAATGCTGGAGAGGGCCGATTTAAAGACGGATCTATGCACGATTTTTGCTTACCCCGTACATGATCCGGAAAGATACGGAGTGGTTGAATTTAGCAGCGATAGAAGAGCCATTTCTATCGAAGAAAAGCCTGCGGCTCCTAAGTCGAATTTTGCAGTAACCGGACTTTATTTTTATGATAGTAGCGTCGTAGAAATAGCAAAATCTCTAAATCCGTCCTTTCGCGGCGAACTAGAGATTACGGACATTAATAAAGTCTATTTAGCGAATAACAATTTATCCGTCGAAGTTATGGGAAGAGGATTTGCTTGGTTAGACACCGGAACTCCGGAATCTTTGCTCGATGCGTCCGTATTCATCGGTACGATTGAAAAACGACAGGGTCTAAAAGTAGCGTGCTTGGAAGAGATTGCATATCGCAAGGGCTTCATTACTCATTCGGAAATGGAAAAAATAATCGGAAGCTTGAAAGGGAATTCATACGGTCAGTACTTACAAAGAATAATTACCGAGAATATTTTCTAA
- the rfbB gene encoding dTDP-glucose 4,6-dehydratase yields MKKILVTGGAGFIGSNLVGNILKNTADYEVVVLDKLSYSGNLNNLSDWFSNKRFSFKKIDISNIAEVESFFAGNDFDAIIHLAAESHVDRSIAFPGDFINTNIVGTFNLLESVKRKIIASKRKIRFLHVSTDEVFGSLSESDPSFTENSCYKPNSPYSASKAASDHLVRSYFHTYHLDVITTNCSNNFGPFQFPEKLIPVTIINCLQWKQIPVYGNGSNIRDWLYVEDHCNALRLVLEKGRIGESYNIGSRNECRNLDIVTSICEIMDRLAPQQISYKSLIHFVEDRPGHDYRYSINPDKIETELDWRPEFTFDAALEETIKWYIANDVWWKDILTGKTDNKLEFLERKDRLT; encoded by the coding sequence ATGAAAAAAATTTTAGTAACCGGTGGCGCAGGTTTCATCGGATCCAATTTGGTAGGTAATATATTGAAGAATACGGCCGATTACGAGGTCGTAGTATTGGATAAGTTGTCATACTCGGGTAATCTGAACAATTTATCGGATTGGTTTTCGAATAAGAGATTTTCCTTTAAAAAAATCGATATTTCTAATATTGCCGAGGTCGAGTCTTTTTTCGCTGGGAACGATTTCGACGCGATTATTCATCTAGCTGCGGAAAGCCATGTCGATCGGTCAATCGCATTTCCCGGTGATTTTATAAATACGAACATCGTAGGAACATTTAACTTACTCGAATCGGTTAAAAGAAAAATTATAGCGAGTAAAAGAAAAATACGATTTCTTCACGTCTCGACCGACGAAGTCTTCGGTTCCTTGTCCGAATCGGATCCTTCATTTACCGAAAATTCATGTTATAAGCCCAATTCTCCTTATTCCGCTTCCAAAGCGGCGTCCGATCATTTGGTGAGATCCTATTTTCATACCTATCATTTGGATGTGATTACGACCAACTGTTCGAATAATTTTGGCCCCTTTCAATTTCCTGAAAAACTAATTCCTGTCACGATTATAAATTGTTTGCAATGGAAACAAATACCTGTCTACGGGAACGGAAGTAATATCCGTGATTGGCTATATGTCGAAGACCATTGCAATGCTCTTCGTTTAGTATTAGAAAAGGGAAGAATAGGGGAAAGTTATAATATTGGTAGTCGGAATGAATGTAGAAATCTAGATATCGTAACTTCGATTTGTGAAATAATGGATCGACTAGCTCCTCAACAAATTTCCTATAAATCACTAATTCATTTTGTGGAGGATCGACCGGGTCACGATTATCGTTATTCGATTAATCCCGATAAAATTGAAACGGAATTGGATTGGAGACCTGAGTTCACATTCGATGCCGCTCTAGAGGAAACGATCAAATGGTACATAGCGAATGACGTGTGGTGGAAAGATATACTTACCGGAAAGACCGATAATAAGTTGGAATTTTTAGAAAGGAAAGATCGTTTAACATGA
- a CDS encoding glycosyltransferase family 4 protein yields the protein MKVIFDISVLGWAQKDNKARTGVFRVIENLLTQLLQDRNIELFLCSIDGNFENCICYLRENEYDDSRFIYPGKKSRISLFYKVIYSKYFREEWWSNRPLLYPLFFLFAFIDRIFFLKKMRRAVPKQYLNSHFIFHSPFLPIPEYIRLSNILKVITIYDLIPILYPKYFVNSEFHLIHRIIGSIDRKTNVIAISESTKFDLCKYRPDINPAQVFVTYLAASESFYKVSDTDAIEKVKTKYGIRSEKYILSLCTIEPRKNLEVIIKAFAKLVISSNVPDTNLVLVGTKGWNYDSIFDEIALSSEAKERIVVTGYAADSDLAQLYSGASCFVYMSFYEGFGLPPLEAMKCGVPVIASNSSSIPEVIGDAGILLEPTDEEGLARNILNVLTDRTLREDLSKKAIAQARKFDWRSCESRTVQAYSNSRMSETAEIF from the coding sequence ATGAAAGTAATATTTGATATATCAGTATTAGGTTGGGCACAGAAGGACAATAAAGCCAGAACCGGCGTTTTCCGAGTTATAGAGAATTTATTAACTCAGTTGCTTCAGGATCGAAATATCGAACTATTCCTTTGTTCGATTGATGGAAATTTTGAAAATTGCATTTGTTATTTAAGGGAAAATGAATATGACGATTCTCGTTTCATTTATCCAGGCAAAAAGAGTCGAATTTCCCTTTTCTATAAAGTTATATACAGTAAGTATTTCAGAGAAGAATGGTGGAGCAATCGGCCCCTTCTTTATCCGTTATTTTTTTTATTTGCATTCATCGATAGGATTTTCTTTCTAAAAAAAATGAGGAGAGCCGTTCCGAAGCAATATTTGAATTCTCATTTTATTTTTCATTCTCCTTTTTTGCCTATTCCCGAATATATCAGGTTGTCTAATATCCTCAAAGTCATTACGATTTACGATCTAATTCCGATACTATATCCGAAATATTTCGTTAATTCAGAATTTCATTTAATTCATAGGATTATCGGATCGATCGATCGTAAAACGAACGTGATAGCCATTTCAGAATCTACGAAGTTCGACCTTTGTAAATACAGACCCGATATTAATCCTGCTCAAGTTTTCGTAACTTATCTTGCCGCTTCGGAATCTTTTTATAAGGTATCCGATACGGACGCGATCGAGAAGGTAAAAACGAAATATGGAATACGATCCGAAAAATACATATTAAGTCTCTGTACTATAGAACCTCGTAAGAATTTGGAAGTCATTATTAAGGCGTTTGCGAAGCTGGTAATTTCGAGCAATGTTCCGGATACAAATTTAGTTTTAGTCGGAACGAAAGGCTGGAATTATGATTCGATTTTTGATGAAATTGCACTTTCTTCCGAGGCGAAGGAGAGAATTGTCGTAACAGGTTATGCAGCGGATTCTGATTTGGCCCAATTGTATAGTGGAGCTAGCTGTTTCGTTTATATGTCCTTTTATGAAGGTTTTGGATTGCCTCCATTGGAAGCAATGAAATGCGGAGTTCCAGTGATAGCATCAAATTCCTCATCAATTCCCGAAGTTATCGGAGACGCGGGCATTCTGTTGGAACCGACGGATGAAGAAGGCCTCGCACGAAATATATTGAATGTTTTAACGGATAGAACTTTGAGAGAAGACTTGAGCAAGAAGGCGATCGCTCAGGCTAGAAAATTCGATTGGAGAAGTTGCGAGAGCCGAACAGTGCAGGCTTATTCGAATAGTAGAATGTCCGAGACTGCTGAGATATTTTGA